One Anaeromusa acidaminophila DSM 3853 genomic region harbors:
- the hslO gene encoding Hsp33 family molecular chaperone HslO: protein MTDYLLRATAGGIRLFAAVTTELTEEARRRHQLSPLATAALGRLMTGGLLLAAKLKTNEAITVRVQGDGPLGELVADAYGNGTVRGYVTHPQADLPLNEQGKLPVGAGVGQGQLFVTRFTNLKQPFTGTSPLVSGEIAEDITEYLYISEQTPSSVALGVRIQTDLKVEAAGGFFVEPMPEATDEEISQLEENLRKLPPVSTVLLEEDGAEKLLQALTAGLPLKIHDRQELLFSCPCSREKVEAMLISLGAEELAAMEQEGTTEIVCHFCTEKYNFDSKSLAALRLEALGDEDGDNCE from the coding sequence ATGACAGATTATTTATTGCGAGCGACCGCCGGAGGCATTCGTCTTTTTGCGGCAGTAACGACGGAACTGACAGAGGAAGCCAGACGTCGCCATCAATTGTCTCCGTTAGCTACGGCCGCATTGGGACGCTTGATGACAGGCGGCTTGCTTTTGGCGGCCAAACTAAAAACCAACGAAGCCATTACCGTGCGTGTGCAAGGAGACGGTCCGTTGGGCGAGTTAGTGGCTGATGCTTATGGCAATGGCACTGTTCGCGGTTATGTGACTCATCCGCAGGCGGATCTTCCTTTAAACGAGCAAGGTAAACTGCCGGTAGGGGCTGGCGTAGGTCAGGGGCAGTTGTTTGTGACCCGGTTTACTAATTTGAAGCAGCCTTTTACGGGTACCAGTCCTTTGGTGAGCGGCGAAATCGCGGAAGACATTACCGAGTATTTGTATATTTCGGAACAGACGCCTTCTAGTGTAGCTTTGGGCGTGCGTATCCAGACGGACTTAAAAGTGGAAGCGGCAGGAGGTTTTTTTGTAGAGCCGATGCCAGAAGCGACGGATGAGGAAATTTCCCAATTAGAAGAAAATCTGCGCAAGTTGCCGCCGGTATCGACAGTGCTGCTTGAAGAGGATGGAGCAGAAAAATTACTACAAGCATTAACGGCGGGTTTGCCTTTGAAAATTCATGACCGCCAGGAACTGCTCTTTTCCTGCCCTTGCTCGCGGGAAAAAGTAGAAGCTATGCTTATTAGTTTAGGTGCTGAAGAATTGGCGGCAATGGAACAAGAGGGTACAACCGAGATAGTCTGCCATTTTTGCACGGAAAAATATAACTTTGATAGCAAGTCTTTAGCCGCATTGCGCCTTGAAGCGCTGGGGGATGAAGACGGAGATAACTGCGAATAA
- the rpmB gene encoding 50S ribosomal protein L28: MANVCEICSKGEVSGFNVSHSHLKTKRTWKPNIQRVRAVVNGDIKRVNVCTRCLRSGKVQRAI, translated from the coding sequence ATGGCCAATGTTTGCGAAATTTGCTCCAAGGGTGAAGTTAGCGGCTTCAACGTCAGCCACTCCCACTTGAAAACCAAGCGCACCTGGAAACCCAACATTCAACGTGTGCGAGCTGTAGTAAACGGAGACATTAAACGGGTCAACGTTTGTACTCGTTGCTTACGTTCCGGAAAGGTGCAACGCGCTATCTAA